In Anaerobacillus isosaccharinicus, one genomic interval encodes:
- a CDS encoding glycoside hydrolase family 65 protein, with translation MKQYLKLDEWSIIEEGFDPENHEVSESVFSIGNGHMGQRANFEEDYTGKTLQGSYMAGVYYPDKTRVGWWKNGYPEYFAKVLNSTNWIGLNIAIEGENLDLAKLPVRDFVRTLNMKEGYLERTFIATLSGGKEVKIQAKRFVSIVDKEVGAIRYSITPLNFNGELKVTSYLDADVKNKDANYDEKFWDEVSKEVTTNHASVTVVTKKTEYVLCSTMKTELVHDGLKVAFNPVVSEKEKYVAHTFAHGLVEKKETVIYKYAANVTSRDHEASSLAKIAMDRLQGALVKGFETLLSEQADAWAEKWKESDIVIEGDVAAQQGIRFNIFQLNQTYTGEDDRLNIGPKGFTGEKYGGSTYWDTEAYCLPFYLSTADPKISRNLLIYRYKHLEKAIENAEKLGFTDGAALYPMVTMNGEESHNEWEITFEEIHRNGAIAYGIYNYVNYTADKDYLAEYGLDVLVAISRFWAQRVNYVSSKNQYMMLGVTGPNEYENNVNNNWYTNRIAAWTLEYTLSVMDYIKETDKARFDELESKLKISSEETSKWVDIIGKMYYPFDEEMGIYLQQDGFLDKELIRVDELDPKHLPLNQNWSWDRILRSCFIKQADVLQGLYFLNDEFDMETKKKNFDFYEPMTVHESSLSPCVHSILACELGYKEKAYEMYLRTARLDLDNYNNDTEDGCHTTSMAGTWMSVVQGFGGFKVKNDQLILNPFIPGEWSSFSFKIVFRGALLNIKVSADEITITNETKVSTPVIIHGTKHTVNGSASLTIQY, from the coding sequence ATGAAACAATATTTAAAGCTTGATGAATGGTCAATTATAGAAGAGGGTTTTGACCCTGAAAACCATGAGGTCTCAGAAAGTGTTTTTAGTATTGGTAATGGACACATGGGTCAAAGAGCAAATTTTGAAGAGGATTATACAGGTAAAACTCTTCAAGGTAGCTATATGGCAGGTGTTTATTATCCAGATAAAACTCGTGTTGGCTGGTGGAAAAACGGCTATCCAGAATATTTCGCAAAAGTTTTAAATTCAACAAACTGGATTGGCTTAAATATTGCTATCGAAGGTGAAAACTTAGATTTAGCTAAGCTCCCAGTTAGAGATTTCGTACGAACGTTAAACATGAAAGAAGGCTATCTTGAAAGAACATTCATCGCTACTCTTAGTGGCGGAAAAGAAGTGAAAATTCAAGCAAAGCGCTTTGTAAGCATTGTTGACAAAGAAGTAGGTGCAATTCGTTATTCGATTACACCACTAAATTTCAATGGTGAACTTAAAGTCACATCATATCTTGACGCCGATGTAAAAAATAAAGATGCTAATTATGATGAGAAGTTCTGGGATGAAGTTTCAAAAGAAGTAACAACAAACCATGCTTCTGTAACTGTAGTGACGAAAAAAACAGAATATGTACTTTGTTCAACGATGAAGACAGAGCTTGTTCATGATGGCCTAAAGGTTGCGTTTAATCCTGTAGTAAGTGAGAAGGAAAAGTACGTTGCACATACGTTTGCGCATGGCCTTGTTGAGAAAAAAGAAACAGTGATTTATAAATATGCAGCAAATGTAACGTCAAGAGATCATGAAGCATCATCCCTAGCAAAGATAGCAATGGATCGCCTTCAAGGAGCGCTTGTTAAAGGCTTTGAAACATTGTTAAGTGAGCAGGCTGATGCATGGGCTGAAAAGTGGAAAGAAAGTGACATTGTCATTGAAGGTGATGTTGCAGCACAACAAGGAATACGTTTTAATATTTTTCAGCTTAACCAAACGTACACTGGTGAAGATGATCGCTTAAATATTGGTCCTAAAGGATTTACAGGTGAGAAGTATGGAGGAAGCACCTATTGGGATACTGAAGCGTATTGCTTACCGTTTTATTTGAGTACTGCTGATCCGAAAATCTCTAGAAACTTACTAATTTACCGATACAAGCATTTAGAAAAGGCAATTGAAAATGCTGAAAAATTAGGTTTTACTGACGGTGCTGCATTATATCCAATGGTAACGATGAACGGGGAGGAGTCTCATAATGAGTGGGAGATTACTTTTGAAGAAATTCATCGTAATGGAGCCATTGCTTATGGGATTTATAATTATGTTAATTACACTGCTGATAAAGATTACTTAGCTGAATATGGTTTAGACGTTTTAGTTGCTATCTCTAGATTTTGGGCACAACGTGTAAATTATGTTTCTTCGAAAAACCAATACATGATGTTAGGTGTAACAGGACCAAATGAATACGAAAATAACGTAAATAACAATTGGTATACTAACCGTATTGCTGCTTGGACATTAGAGTACACGCTTTCCGTGATGGATTATATTAAAGAAACTGACAAAGCACGTTTCGATGAATTAGAAAGTAAGCTAAAGATCTCATCAGAAGAAACGTCTAAATGGGTTGATATTATTGGTAAAATGTACTACCCATTCGATGAGGAAATGGGAATTTACTTGCAACAAGATGGTTTCCTGGATAAAGAATTAATTCGTGTTGATGAATTGGACCCTAAGCACTTACCGTTAAACCAAAATTGGTCTTGGGATCGCATCCTTAGGTCGTGCTTTATTAAGCAAGCAGATGTTTTACAAGGACTTTACTTCTTAAATGATGAATTCGATATGGAAACGAAGAAAAAGAACTTTGATTTCTATGAGCCAATGACTGTTCACGAATCATCATTATCGCCTTGTGTACATTCAATTTTAGCATGTGAACTAGGGTATAAAGAAAAAGCCTATGAAATGTACTTAAGAACAGCCCGACTTGATTTAGATAACTACAATAATGATACAGAAGACGGTTGTCACACAACGAGTATGGCTGGAACATGGATGAGTGTTGTTCAAGGATTTGGTGGATTTAAAGTTAAGAACGATCAACTTATCTTAAATCCATTTATCCCAGGTGAATGGAGTTCATTCTCGTTTAAAATTGTTTTTAGAGGCGCATTATTAAACATTAAAGTTTCTGCTGATGAAATTACCATTACAAATGAGACGAAAGTTTCAACACCTGTTATTATCCATGGTACCAAACATACGGTTAATGGTAGTGCATCTTTGACTATTCAGTATTAA
- the yppF gene encoding YppF family protein, which yields MIVKMLIERYISAKKVKPVNVNQLLDFATYCYLNNHLTIGQYKSLSRELMLRGATKPDFYFEEETPELIS from the coding sequence ATGATCGTCAAAATGCTTATTGAGAGATACATTTCTGCTAAAAAAGTTAAGCCGGTGAATGTCAATCAGCTACTAGATTTTGCTACTTATTGCTATTTAAATAACCACTTAACTATTGGGCAATATAAATCCTTATCAAGAGAGCTAATGCTAAGAGGCGCAACAAAACCTGATTTTTATTTTGAAGAAGAAACTCCGGAATTAATTAGTTAA
- a CDS encoding aspartyl-phosphate phosphatase Spo0E family protein: MLAHVIEKKRLQMIYLASITGMTSKKTIKCSQELDELLNLVQNIPN, translated from the coding sequence ATGTTAGCACATGTTATTGAAAAAAAGCGGCTACAAATGATTTATTTAGCTAGTATTACTGGGATGACATCAAAAAAGACAATAAAGTGTAGTCAAGAATTGGACGAGCTACTTAACCTAGTCCAAAATATCCCTAATTAA
- a CDS encoding transposase, protein MLKNVRSHESYLSFVVEQLDELYKDKTFLKTFYSRPIIWCSLIDLTDAAMLLRHRYSSNPRGRKPRNPCDMLRSLMLMHYHNVTSVDQWVYHLKTTPIYAVLSGFSPSNVPGVGTFYDFFNRLWLASTPHLSKRNKRKLAKPRKKGKKNQKLDPKNPKIVEKLVKRTLKNKHQNYIPKAHDQLQIIFQSLFVNKSAEAGLLGNTKSLSILGDGSPVLTGGKPYGKFLCECRKQGNWKCQCKRQFSDPDADYGWDSSREKYYYGRSLFMVSASDSPYDLPIYPRLYRASKHDSVLFISAFSELQQWYSDWKIGEVILDSALDATPIYEMLEHYDVSAIIDLNPRRSKQFQHKQMDINLKGVPICPIGREMIHWGLNQKTYRRKWRCPAVCGKWECPNPCSDSKYGRTFYTATKDNPRLFPRVKRGSKEWRKRYSLRTGVERCIKRQKVDYRLEDSRGRSSRHWNIRTYIIGMCQHADAWIKEAKKNNFVAANPIIQSLLSL, encoded by the coding sequence ATGCTAAAAAACGTCCGTTCTCATGAATCCTATCTGTCTTTTGTTGTCGAGCAATTAGATGAACTCTATAAGGATAAAACATTTTTAAAAACCTTTTACTCTAGACCAATAATTTGGTGTTCCTTGATTGACCTAACCGATGCCGCCATGTTGCTTAGACACCGTTATTCCTCTAATCCAAGAGGAAGAAAACCGCGTAATCCTTGTGATATGTTGAGAAGTTTAATGCTAATGCATTATCACAATGTAACGAGTGTTGATCAATGGGTTTACCATTTAAAAACAACACCGATTTATGCTGTCCTTAGTGGATTTTCTCCAAGCAACGTTCCTGGAGTCGGAACGTTTTACGACTTTTTCAATCGTCTATGGCTTGCTTCAACTCCACATTTATCAAAAAGAAATAAAAGAAAGTTAGCAAAACCTCGAAAGAAAGGAAAAAAGAATCAGAAACTAGATCCTAAAAACCCAAAGATTGTAGAAAAGCTAGTTAAACGCACTTTGAAAAATAAACATCAAAACTATATACCGAAGGCTCATGATCAGCTTCAAATAATCTTTCAGTCTTTGTTTGTCAATAAATCAGCAGAAGCAGGATTATTAGGAAACACAAAATCTCTAAGCATTCTAGGTGATGGTTCTCCAGTTCTGACCGGTGGTAAACCTTACGGTAAGTTTCTTTGTGAATGTCGTAAACAAGGGAACTGGAAGTGCCAATGTAAGCGTCAATTCTCAGACCCTGATGCTGATTATGGTTGGGATAGTTCTAGAGAAAAGTACTATTATGGTAGAAGTCTTTTCATGGTATCTGCTTCTGATAGTCCTTATGACTTACCTATTTATCCAAGGCTCTACCGAGCCAGTAAACACGATTCTGTTTTGTTTATAAGCGCATTTAGCGAACTCCAACAATGGTATTCTGATTGGAAAATTGGTGAAGTCATTTTAGATTCAGCCTTAGATGCAACCCCTATCTATGAAATGTTAGAACACTATGATGTTTCAGCCATCATTGACCTTAATCCAAGACGTTCTAAACAATTTCAGCACAAACAAATGGATATAAACCTTAAAGGGGTTCCAATTTGCCCAATCGGTCGAGAGATGATCCATTGGGGACTAAATCAGAAAACCTACCGCCGCAAATGGCGTTGTCCAGCCGTTTGTGGGAAGTGGGAATGTCCAAATCCATGTTCCGATTCAAAATATGGTCGAACATTTTATACAGCGACGAAGGATAATCCTCGTCTTTTTCCTCGCGTCAAGCGAGGTAGTAAGGAATGGCGAAAACGCTATTCTTTACGAACTGGAGTCGAGCGTTGTATCAAACGTCAAAAAGTGGATTATCGTTTAGAAGATTCAAGAGGACGAAGTTCTCGGCATTGGAATATTCGTACATATATCATCGGCATGTGCCAACATGCCGATGCGTGGATAAAGGAAGCAAAAAAGAATAACTTTGTGGCTGCGAACCCAATTATTCAATCTCTTTTGTCCTTATAA
- the fumC gene encoding class II fumarate hydratase yields MSYRIEKDTLGEIQVPTDRWWGAQTERSRQNFKIGIEKMPVEVINAFLVLKRATAKTNEQLGKLDHEKANAIISAIDDLRNIPSTDHFPLVVWQTGSGTQSNMNVNEVIAFKANEILKQKGSAATVHPNDDVNKSQSSNDTFPTAMHIAALIKVEDDLLKSVSLFKKTLVNKVKQFEDVIKIGRTHLQDATPLTLGQEISGWLRMVEKCEKMINEGIEHIRELAIGGTAVGTGINAHPDFGNLVAKEISRITGKTFVTAENKFHALTSHDELVHLHGSLKALAADAMKIANDVRWLASGPRCGIGEIMIPANEPGSSIMPGKVNPTQSEALTMVAVQVMGNDATISFAASQGNFELNVFKPVIIYNFIQSATLLSDALRSFNDNCAIGIEANIEVIEQYLKNSLMLVTALNPHIGYEKAAMIAKKAHLYGITLKEATINSGVLTEEKYDEIVDPKKMITPQN; encoded by the coding sequence TTGTCTTATCGAATTGAAAAAGATACGCTAGGAGAAATTCAAGTACCTACTGATCGCTGGTGGGGAGCACAAACGGAACGAAGTCGTCAAAACTTTAAAATAGGTATTGAAAAAATGCCTGTAGAGGTTATTAATGCTTTTCTAGTTTTAAAACGGGCGACAGCTAAAACTAACGAGCAATTAGGAAAACTCGATCATGAAAAAGCAAATGCGATTATTTCTGCAATCGATGATTTAAGGAATATACCTTCTACTGATCACTTCCCCCTTGTTGTTTGGCAAACAGGAAGTGGGACTCAGTCTAATATGAATGTAAATGAAGTTATCGCATTTAAGGCAAATGAAATATTGAAACAAAAAGGAAGTGCAGCGACTGTTCATCCGAACGATGATGTTAATAAGTCGCAGAGCTCTAATGATACGTTTCCTACTGCCATGCATATTGCTGCGTTAATCAAAGTTGAAGACGATCTACTAAAAAGTGTATCGTTATTTAAAAAGACATTAGTAAACAAGGTAAAACAGTTTGAAGATGTCATTAAAATAGGTCGAACTCATCTTCAAGATGCAACACCACTTACTCTTGGTCAGGAAATTAGCGGCTGGTTACGAATGGTAGAAAAGTGTGAAAAAATGATTAACGAGGGGATAGAGCATATCAGGGAGTTAGCCATCGGAGGTACAGCCGTAGGAACTGGTATTAATGCCCACCCTGATTTTGGGAATCTTGTTGCAAAAGAAATTAGCCGAATTACGGGGAAAACTTTTGTGACTGCAGAAAATAAATTCCACGCTTTAACAAGCCATGATGAACTTGTTCATCTTCACGGTTCTCTTAAAGCGCTAGCAGCTGATGCGATGAAAATCGCCAATGATGTCCGCTGGTTAGCTAGTGGCCCCCGCTGTGGTATCGGTGAAATTATGATACCAGCTAATGAACCTGGTAGTTCGATTATGCCAGGAAAGGTGAACCCTACTCAAAGTGAGGCATTAACAATGGTTGCTGTGCAAGTAATGGGTAATGATGCAACTATTTCGTTTGCGGCAAGCCAAGGAAACTTTGAATTAAATGTCTTTAAGCCCGTGATTATTTATAATTTTATTCAATCGGCAACATTGCTATCTGATGCGCTTCGCTCCTTCAATGACAATTGCGCTATCGGTATTGAAGCAAATATTGAAGTCATTGAACAGTACCTTAAAAATTCATTAATGCTCGTAACAGCCCTTAATCCGCATATTGGGTATGAAAAAGCAGCGATGATCGCTAAAAAAGCACACCTCTATGGAATCACATTAAAAGAAGCAACTATTAATAGCGGAGTATTAACTGAAGAAAAGTACGATGAGATTGTTGATCCAAAGAAAATGATTACACCACAGAATTAA
- a CDS encoding polysaccharide deacetylase family protein codes for MNQKIWFGVFFITTLLIISAFIGLNQSSQLRFANEKIATLEKQVETHSNGDARQKLDEEPKEQTHVAKQAKLSQQIQQLNEKIKELETELNKDTEQEKAKKKVFLTFDDGPSPLTNEILDILNKRDVKATFFTVGNMMEQYPEIVKKTHGNGHMILPHSYSHNYGIYSTFDTFYKDFAKVENVYQSILGIQAPPIFRFPGGSTNQSSFKYGGKQFMPNITADLRDHGYSYVDWNVISGDATAISNKPDKMLEQVIKGSQNKDFVVALFHDIAPNKSTVKILPAVIDFYQKNGYQFRTFRDVTLDEMDEMVKRGIVNKPITDR; via the coding sequence ATGAATCAAAAAATATGGTTTGGTGTATTTTTTATTACTACTCTCTTGATAATTTCGGCTTTCATCGGACTAAATCAATCTTCACAACTTAGATTTGCTAATGAAAAAATAGCTACACTAGAAAAACAAGTGGAAACTCATTCTAATGGCGACGCTCGTCAAAAGCTTGACGAAGAACCAAAAGAACAAACTCATGTTGCCAAACAAGCTAAGCTAAGTCAACAAATTCAACAATTAAATGAAAAAATCAAAGAGCTAGAAACAGAATTAAACAAAGACACTGAGCAAGAAAAAGCGAAAAAAAAGGTTTTTTTAACGTTTGATGACGGGCCATCACCATTAACAAATGAAATTTTAGATATTTTAAATAAGAGAGACGTAAAAGCAACTTTTTTTACCGTTGGGAACATGATGGAGCAATACCCTGAGATCGTAAAGAAAACGCATGGAAATGGTCATATGATATTACCACATTCATATTCTCATAATTACGGGATTTATTCCACATTTGATACGTTTTATAAAGATTTTGCTAAAGTAGAAAATGTCTATCAATCAATATTAGGAATTCAAGCCCCACCTATCTTTAGATTTCCTGGTGGTTCCACTAACCAAAGTTCATTTAAATATGGTGGAAAACAGTTTATGCCAAATATTACAGCTGACCTTAGAGATCACGGCTATAGCTATGTTGATTGGAACGTCATTTCTGGTGATGCAACAGCCATCTCAAATAAGCCAGACAAAATGCTCGAACAAGTCATTAAAGGCTCTCAAAACAAGGATTTTGTCGTTGCCTTATTTCACGATATCGCTCCAAATAAGTCTACTGTAAAAATATTGCCTGCTGTCATTGATTTTTATCAAAAAAATGGCTATCAGTTTCGAACCTTTCGAGATGTTACCTTAGATGAAATGGATGAGATGGTCAAACGAGGCATTGTAAATAAACCAATCACAGATAGGTAA
- a CDS encoding DUF4179 domain-containing protein, with the protein METNNFDHVTEWIKEHKRLLYMLGYPFLEDETMIERAINQTAVGYKVSEQFDHEEFKLRFVKECLAISVSKSIRKANDILCTPYFQCLYFKYVLHMETREISSYLAIPEKNVEENLILGFEAFVDKDLLRNCQISVSKLLHYHEGFLNFAEYKEINKFLAEDDKCSQLLEKIIITIDEFHHLKSTLIPSPYFLEGNRPLTEAQMKRKTIRQRIFTTIASLCLLTVIIISSIGIEEMKHRWKLWMSDQVAYGENVYVHAIDQNVEITVTQVAADDTQTIIYYEIRDLEDEYHYNTDLYNDMFEIIEKDIWEGRYLDFYGTSRSMSRFLDEEGVSQGRLFLPPLKDDQDTVTVRFHKIEQLNKGIDRYGNYDPRDRKLINGEWILEIPVTKYEAVTFEIDQTKEVMGQNIYLSHLEVTPTGTFLAYRIEQVSKAGTFEYHDIQFTIKANDKEYFPDYHLERGFYNRGNNGDHIFPFESFYYQQPSELEIILERMHSNYDSMLEVVIDYNSLPMDFEFLNQIITVEEVVIANPVVIRLTEQFDENRSYDHFHINVHYENNHNISYGMSSDGVWIDGDGNQYKSYEELRGIDHPYSLRYISTEQTIELHYHNIEWDDSMLPEKIIIQGYSKSHSLNERIIINLNEQKRLKLRN; encoded by the coding sequence TTGGAAACGAACAACTTTGACCATGTCACTGAATGGATTAAAGAGCATAAACGACTTCTGTACATGCTTGGGTATCCATTCTTAGAAGATGAAACGATGATTGAAAGAGCAATTAACCAAACTGCGGTTGGATATAAAGTAAGTGAGCAATTCGATCATGAAGAATTTAAGTTAAGATTTGTGAAGGAATGTCTAGCGATCAGTGTTTCAAAATCTATAAGAAAAGCAAACGACATTTTATGTACGCCATATTTTCAATGCTTGTATTTTAAGTATGTCCTTCATATGGAAACAAGAGAAATATCTAGTTATTTAGCCATCCCGGAAAAAAATGTAGAAGAGAATTTGATCTTAGGATTTGAAGCGTTTGTAGATAAAGACTTGCTAAGGAATTGTCAGATTTCAGTTAGTAAACTATTACATTACCATGAAGGATTTTTAAACTTTGCTGAGTATAAAGAGATTAATAAATTTTTAGCAGAAGATGACAAATGTAGTCAACTACTTGAAAAAATAATCATTACTATCGATGAATTTCATCACTTAAAAAGCACTTTAATTCCTTCTCCGTATTTTTTAGAAGGTAACAGACCACTAACTGAAGCTCAAATGAAGAGAAAAACAATAAGGCAACGAATTTTTACAACAATAGCTAGCCTTTGTTTGCTTACTGTTATTATTATAAGCTCTATAGGTATTGAAGAAATGAAACATAGGTGGAAGCTTTGGATGAGTGATCAGGTTGCTTATGGTGAGAATGTCTATGTGCATGCCATCGATCAAAATGTAGAAATTACAGTGACCCAAGTGGCAGCAGATGATACTCAAACGATCATCTATTACGAAATAAGGGATTTAGAAGACGAATACCATTACAATACGGATCTTTACAATGATATGTTTGAAATCATAGAGAAGGATATTTGGGAAGGGCGTTACTTAGATTTTTATGGGACATCTAGAAGCATGTCAAGGTTTCTTGATGAAGAAGGTGTAAGTCAAGGCCGGTTGTTTTTGCCACCGTTAAAAGATGATCAAGACACGGTAACTGTCCGGTTTCATAAAATTGAACAACTTAATAAAGGAATCGATCGTTATGGAAATTATGATCCAAGAGATCGAAAATTGATCAATGGAGAATGGATTTTAGAAATACCGGTAACAAAATACGAGGCTGTGACATTTGAGATTGATCAGACTAAAGAAGTGATGGGTCAAAATATTTACTTATCCCATCTAGAAGTTACACCTACAGGAACTTTTTTAGCGTATAGGATAGAGCAAGTATCTAAGGCTGGTACATTTGAATACCATGATATTCAATTTACTATTAAAGCGAATGATAAAGAATATTTTCCAGATTATCATTTGGAAAGAGGATTTTATAATCGAGGCAATAACGGGGATCATATATTTCCTTTTGAATCTTTCTACTACCAGCAACCAAGTGAACTGGAAATCATTTTAGAGCGGATGCATAGTAACTATGACTCGATGCTAGAAGTTGTTATTGATTACAATAGTCTTCCTATGGATTTTGAATTTCTTAATCAAATTATTACAGTTGAGGAAGTAGTAATAGCAAATCCAGTTGTTATTCGGTTGACAGAACAGTTTGATGAAAACCGAAGTTATGACCATTTCCATATAAATGTCCATTACGAAAACAACCATAATATTAGCTATGGTATGTCATCAGATGGAGTTTGGATTGATGGAGATGGAAATCAATACAAAAGTTATGAAGAGCTAAGGGGGATTGACCACCCATATTCTTTAAGGTATATCTCTACTGAACAAACGATTGAGCTTCATTACCACAACATTGAATGGGATGATTCAATGCTTCCTGAAAAAATAATTATTCAAGGATACTCTAAATCTCATTCTCTTAATGAACGTATAATAATTAACTTAAACGAACAAAAAAGGCTTAAGCTTAGGAATTAG
- the pgmB gene encoding beta-phosphoglucomutase: MTPIKACIFDLDGVIVDTAKFHYLAWRRLAQELGFDFTEEDNERLKGVSRMDSLNILLEIGGVELDNAKKEELAKNKNEWYVELISEMDEKEILPGTTEFLTLLKEAGVKISLGSASKNAKMILKKINLLHMFDCIIDGTNISKAKPDPEVFLLGANALKVDPSECVVFEDAVSGVEAAISAGMYVIGIGTKETLHRANDVVGSLAEMTLDRLER, translated from the coding sequence TTGACTCCAATAAAGGCGTGTATTTTTGATTTAGATGGTGTAATTGTCGATACTGCGAAATTCCATTACTTAGCGTGGAGACGACTAGCACAGGAATTGGGTTTTGATTTTACTGAGGAAGATAATGAAAGACTAAAAGGCGTCAGTCGCATGGACTCACTAAACATCTTACTTGAAATTGGTGGCGTAGAATTAGATAATGCCAAGAAAGAAGAGTTAGCAAAGAACAAGAATGAGTGGTATGTTGAGTTAATTTCAGAAATGGATGAAAAAGAAATTTTACCAGGTACGACAGAATTTTTGACATTGCTTAAAGAAGCAGGAGTTAAAATATCCCTTGGTTCAGCTAGTAAAAATGCGAAAATGATTTTAAAAAAAATTAACTTATTACACATGTTTGATTGCATCATTGATGGTACGAATATTTCAAAAGCTAAACCAGATCCAGAAGTGTTCCTACTTGGCGCAAACGCACTAAAAGTAGATCCGAGTGAATGTGTTGTTTTTGAAGATGCTGTGTCAGGAGTGGAAGCAGCCATTAGTGCAGGAATGTACGTAATTGGAATAGGTACAAAAGAAACTCTTCATAGAGCAAACGATGTTGTCGGCTCCTTAGCAGAGATGACGTTAGATAGGTTAGAGCGATAA